cttaagttttgtttttcaatgtaGAGCTTTCATTATTAATTACATACGTATAACTACCTAGAACTCTTTTGAGGCCGAATGGGTATTCATGATTTTTGATCGGTCAGTCGCAGGTGCATTATTTAAATCTCAACAAAGCCTTTTTGTAAACCTtaactctggtggggggaattcaaaacaatgttttgttgagtgagaaatctttcattctgattttatttagaattttcacttatttatatacaattttaagaactatcttaactatcttaatatatgtgtatgtgtgtatgttcatatgtactatatgtagcatattgtttatgctacatggtatggtattgttttcaagtgcacatgttgTGTGAACTTggatttgtttacatttacagACAGTTGCTACAATGTATTCTAAGAACCCATGGgttatcatatgtaaacatcCTTATCCTTtgtaatgtttgtgttattgtctgttgaatgctattggtttgcatgacaatgcatttttagtatgtgtttatgtttatgtgcatgtatgttcaatatatttgaacatagatATCTAATAATAGTGGACTGTATCAATAGtaagatttaataatatataaacgtttttaaatataatgttgttgtccgtcctttggcagcaacgaacatgttcaattttgaacattctccCGGGCGGCAAAAGTGACTTCAGGGAAATTGATTGCAGCTTGTAGTCGTCGCCTGGTTTTCAATCGATAGTAAATATAGATTGCTGCTAGCACGCcgattataaataatagcaatgATATGTGTCCGGTAACAtgatgtatttttatttcttttaattttatgttttctttcttGAGTTGCTTCACTATGACTTGCAATTCTTTGATGTCTTTTAAACTTGTAGTTAAGGTCTCTggttgagcaattacttgagggatagataattcatttatttccaTCATTGGTTGATTCATAGGTGCCTCAATTAATATTTGCGTGTAATATTGCTGTGGAGCTGTTAGAATAACTCCTTTATAACGTCCAGTGCATCCTTCTCCTAATTTCATTATTCCTTTCGATGGTATgttgaaaaattcttttaatttactGCATTCTACATCTATAGTtccatttgaaaaaatgttgtaaagcCAACTATTACCACTTTGAAGCTTTATCCAATAGCTAGTCCAATGACCCTTTTTGAAGAGACAGTTCTTTGTTGCCATGCCACGTAATACCGAGATTTCACATGACTGGTCTGATGATGGTTTCCATGGCCAGCTTCCTTTACATGTGTAATGGTTCTCCAGACTTGTTTCACATTTATCCAATTCCGTTTGTTGCATTAAATTGTATGCATCTAAAccgaaattgtaaattaaatagcTTCCTCTAATAATTGGTATCATCATTTCCTCATTATGTTGAAACGGAATTGGAATTATTCTATATAATGTTGACGTCTCACGTGCGAATAATGGAATGGTTGTTTTGATCACTACCTTATTATTCATTATAGTTCCTTTTCCTCTCATaagattataaatattttttagtatttcattTGTTTCGGTTCCTAGAAGTGTTAACTTTGGCGATagctcatttttaattttatatatttcttcgcGCATTTGAAATGGTTGTAAAAGTTGTGGATTTAAATGTCCATGGTTAATATCAATTAACAGATTGATAATTGACGATTGAATATCTTGACATTCTGTCAACGTCATACTGAGTTGTGTTACCATCATTTGATAAATTAATGCCATTTTCTCGgcgttgatattttttattaattctgaGTAGAATAAATTCAATTGTCCATTCATCTTTATGAAAGTTTCTCGCACTTCTTCTTGCGATTTCTTCATAATGTTCAACGATGAATCAATGACAGACGTTTGCTTCTGAATCAATTGTTTTAAATTCTTCTCGTTGTCTAATAAATTAGTTAGGTCTTTCTCTAACTCTTTTCGATCATCTGCATCCATCGTTCCAAAAAGAATGTGATGAATAGTTCCTACAAACTCAAAAGGTGCTCGACGTGTCCTTTTTGGTTGTAGCAAAAGGTCATTATCCATCTCTAATGCCTTAAACCGTTTTTCCAGTGCTGAATTCATCATTTCACAGCTTGATTCGAAGTTGGTGAGTAGATGACACTGTTTTTTCAGTCTTCCGATATAGTCAGCTATTCCTTTTATCTGGTTGAAATAAGGCTCCATGTTGTAATACACCACCAAATTCCACGTAGACATCTCTATATCGATCATACCAATTTTTTCGAGATATATTGCACTTTTGCTTGGTATCTCATTTATTTGAATATCTCCACTAgtcattgttgctgctgctgtttgcATTAATAAAAGCATGCAAGTTACTATTGAAATAGTGTTTATTCTCTTGCTTCTATAGGATTTTCTCTTTTCTTGTTCGACacttttctcttcttcttcggAGTAAAGTGGACATATTTTATTGATAGGCCTTTTCACTGTACTATCTTGCGTCTTAATAGTTACAACTCTCACCATTCCATCAGATCCTTTATGCCTTTCAGTAATTTTTCCTATCGGCCATTTAGCTGGATGAGAAGTCTCGTTTCTTATCAAAACAATTTGTCCTTCTTTGATGTTGTTCATCGGTTGCTTCCATTTATACCTTTGTtgtaatgtatgtaaatattccTCTTTCCAGATCTTCCAAAATTGgcatttcattttttgaagaaaattccaTCTATCTAATGTCGACAAATTTCTTTCTTGAGATGGTTCTGGTGCACTCAATAAAGGTCTTCCaattagaaaatgccctggagtaAGTATACTGTCGTTTTCATAACCTTCTCCAGTTGTATACAGTGGGCGTGAATTTAAAACGGCTTCAATTTGTGTTAACAGTGTAGTTAACTCTTCATATGTAAGAGTGTTATCTCCTATGATACGCTTAAGATGGTGTTTCATAGATTTAACACCTGCTTCCCAAACTCCTCCAAAATGAGGACTTGCCGGGGGAATAAAATGCCACTTTATTCCTTCTTTTTCCATTATTGGTGCAATAACTCTATTATTTGTAATGGCCAGTTTTAAATCTTTGTCCAAAATTTTTGCTGCTCCAACAAAGTTTGTACCATTATCTGAATATATGTTGGTACTTTTTCCTCTTCTTGCAAAGAAACGTCGCAGTGCAGCTAAAAACGCTTCCGTTGATAAATCACTTACGGCTTCAAGATGAATTGCTTTCGTCGCCATGCATACAAAGACAGCAATATATCCTTTGTATGATTTTTGGCCTCTACCTTTTGAGCAACGTATTTGAAACGGCCCAGCATAATCCACTCCGACATTATTAAATGGATGGCTGGGTAAAACTCGGCATGGTGGTAAATTTCCCATTAATTGTGTCATCACTTCTTGGTTATATCGAGCACAACGTACACACTTTCTCACATACTGTTTTAGTTGACTCCTTATGCGAATGATCCAATACTCATTTCTGATGTGTGTTCTCATTAAATTAATACCACCATGTAATGTTGTCTTGTGTGCTTCCTGGATGATTAACTTTGCTAAATCACAATTTGTAAGTATGATGGGATGTTTAGTGTTATAAGAGATTTCAGAATTTTGCAGTCTTCCTCCTACTCTTAATATGCCATCTTCATCTACAAAAGGATATAATGTTGataatttgttttttctgtCCAACACCTTGCCGTTTCTTAATTGTCGTATTtcatcataaaaatttaaattttgttgtattttaattactttcttcTTTGCCAATTGCAGCTCGTCTACTGTTAAATAATCTGTTGTTATCCTTTTTCTTCGAAGTTTATTTATGAATCGCATCACGTAAGCCATCACTCTAATTAGTTTTCCAAGGTCTGAAAATTTTTGTAGCATCGAGGAGAAATTTTTCTCCTCCGTTATTGTAGTTGTAGtaactattttttcttctactcTTATCGGCCAATGATTTGTATTTAATTGAAGCCATGATGGTCCTTGCCACCATAAACTGTGTTGTAGTAATTTTTCAGGTGATGTCCCTCTTGATGCAATATCTGCTGGATTTTCACTTGATTTGACGTACCTCCATTCAGCTTCTGGAATCATCTCATTTATATCGTTTACCCTGGTGCGTACAAACttctctttgttgtttttgttttgaatccATGCCAATGTAACCATCGAATCACTCCATGCATAGATTTTACACTGTAAGTTCAATGTCTTCTTggttctttttaatattttagccAATAGATGTGCACCGCAAAGTTCCAATTTGGGTATTGTTTTCCTATTTTTAATAGGGTTTACTTTGCTTTTGGCAAGCAACAGTGTTACTTGCTGGCCCACTTTTGCATAAATTACTGCTGCATATGCTTTGTCAGATGCGTCTCCAAACGCATGCAATTCCAAACTAATGTTATTATATGTACCAATCCAGCGTGGAATAGTTATTTTATCTAACATATCTAATTGTTTAGCAAATTTCAGCCACTCTTCTTCTATTTCTTTGTTTAACGGCTCGTCCCAAGATCCACCCGTTGACCAAAGTTTTTGCATAAAACATCTACCAACAATTGTTACTGGTGCAAGCCAACCAAGCGGATCAAATATTTTTGCCAATTGTGATAGTATTGAccgttttgtaatttgttttatcTGTTGAGCTGCTGCTTTAAACTTAAATAAGTCACGTTTTGGTTCCCATTGCAACCCCAATGTCTTCACTGAATCCGTTTcttcgatttgaacaatttcattATCTTCCCGTTTAAGATTATCAATTATTTCGGGACTATTTGATAACCATTTTCTTAAATGAAATCCTGCACTCTGTAAAGCTTGTATCAATTTCTCTCGTAATTCTTTACATTCCTGAATAGTATGACCGCCTGTCATGAGATCGTCCATATAAAAATCGTTATTAATGACGTCATGCACGTTTTTATTGTCTTTGCAGTAAATGTTACCAATCTCTTGTAATGTTCTCACTGCTAAAAATGGTGCTGCTGCTGTACCATATGTAACTGTTGTAAGtttgaattcttttattttctcctGTGGATTTTCTCTCCATACAATGTACTGGTATTCTTGATCTTCCTCTCTGATTTTTATTTGCCGATACATCTTTTCGACATCAGCGCTCATTACATAACGCCACATACGCCACTTTACAATGATATCTACAATATCTTTTTGTAATCTTGGTCCGATTAGCATTACGTCATTTAAACTGTGACCATTTGTAGTTTTTGCCGAAGCGTCAAATACTACTCTTAGTTTTGTTGTGGtgctttcttttttaattacagCTTGATGGGGCAAGTAATATTTACCTTGACCCATCTTTTCAACTTCCTTCATATGTCCCATCTTTTGATACTCCCGCATGAAATTTGTGTAGTCGTCTTTTAGATCTTTTCTTGCATCAAATTTCCTTTCCATACTCATCAGCCGTGCAACTGCTGTCTTTCTAGATTCTCCAAGCTCTTTCACCTTTTTAAATGGAATGGCTACTCTAAATCTCCCGTCTATTGAATCACGTGTTGTCGTCTGAATATAATTTTCTTCACATATTGCATCTTCTGGAGTAGGCTCCTCTTCATCCTTTTCCATCTCCCAGAATCTTTCTAAATCATCTAGTTTAAATGTTGTCATAGCTGCTACTACTTCTTTGCTTCTGGATCTTTCAATATTACCAGAGACAATCCAACCCAGCATTGTAGCTTGACCTAGTAATCCATCAGCTTTAATTATaccttttttcattatttttgggtACAAATCAGCTCCAATTACTACATCAATGCGACTTGGTTTGTTGAAATTCGGATCCGCTAGTATTTTATTCTTCCATATATACGCcttcttttcaaatttgtttattggAAGTGCTTTATGCAGTTTAGATAACACTAGAGCTTCCGTTTCTGCTATAAACTTGCTATTAAATCTGGGTTTTATTTCCAGTCGTACTTTATGCCGTGAAACTTCCACGCATTCCGCTGAGACGCCGCTTATTTCGGTGGTTACCTTTATTTTCGGTAACCCTAACATCTGAACTCCTTCTTCAGAAATTAGAGTTTTTTGAGAACCACTATCAATCAAGGCTCTTAAATCCAACTCTCCTTTTGGCGTTACCACTTTTATTATTGCTGTCGCTAAAAATGTGTCTTCTCCTTTCTGTTTAGCCATATTTGATGATATTTTTTGACTTGGTTTGTCTTCATGTAGTAAGGTATTGTGTGATTTATCGCATACCATACATTTCCAAGTCCTGAAACAACTTTTTGATGTGTGTTGTCCTAAGCATTTAAAGCATAATTGATGTTTGCGCACTACTTCTAACCGACGTTCgacatttaatttttggaatttatcgCATCGAAGTATGTCATGTCCTTGCATTTGGCAACCTTTACAACTTTGACGAAAACTTGTCCTTCCTGATGGTTTCTTTGTTTCTGTTGTGGAGTTATAACATTGGTTCTGTTGTTGCAAGTTTATTCCTCGAGATAGATATCTTTGCGATTCTTGCATAGCGTTCTGGGTACTGTATTGATGTTCCAAAAATGAAATTACTTCCGACAAATCTTGAATTTCAGTCGGTTTGCGAACGGTGTTTTCATATTCTCGAAGTAGctgtttagaaaattttctCAACACTAGCTGTGCTAACACTTCCTCCAACGTTCCTTTATTCCTTATTATACTGATGCATTCATTTGTTACATCTaggaattttttcattttgtatgcTGACTCATCCGTCAGTTGTGGTATTTCTACTAGCCTTTCAATATTGTCATTAAATTGTTTGCGCACGTTATCATATCTGCGTGCCAGTAATTCCCAAGCAGTGTTGTAATTTGCACCTGATCCCGTTATCAGGTGACTAACCATCAGTTTAGCATCTCCTTGCAGACAAGATTTTAAATAACTCATCTTTTTGGAGTCACTAATGTCCTCATTATTATGGACATATTCCTCGAAGAGCTCTTTGAATTGTTGCCATTCTCGGAATTCGCCTGAGAATTTTTGCAGTTCTATTTTTGGTAATTccaatttttccgttttttttaagttgatttccAAGTtcatttccttttgtttttttaatacccGCAAAGTATCGGTGACTTCAAAGGAAAGATCTtctaattctaaaatattacaTGGCTTGTTGTACTTCATCGTCAATTCGTCGATATTTTTCTCCATGTAGCTCCATAAAACCTTGAGACGGTTTTCGTAAAATTCGATGTCAGTTTCGTCTCCAGTATTTGCTTTTATCTTTACCTCTGCAATTGTAGATCGAATTCTTTCCGATCTTCTTTCAATTGCCTGCTCTATATCGTCTATCATTTTATTTGTTGGGCTTATTGCCCTTGCTCCTATCTCCGTCTCTTGGGTTGCACGTTCCATTTTGAGCTCC
This is a stretch of genomic DNA from Bactrocera tryoni isolate S06 unplaced genomic scaffold, CSIRO_BtryS06_freeze2 scaffold_787, whole genome shotgun sequence. It encodes these proteins:
- the LOC120781957 gene encoding uncharacterized protein LOC120781957 is translated as MSNTADMLQRQMVLQSEISARCDQNKLEDVKVLWSEFHSNHVNLAGKVAPNHEYFAKNVYEKLRQKCEAAHSRAEELKMERATQETEIGARAISPTNKMIDDIEQAIERRSERIRSTIAEVKIKANTGDETDIEFYENRLKVLWSYMEKNIDELTMKYNKPCNILELEDLSFEVTDTLRVLKKQKEMNLEINLKKTEKLELPKIELQKFSGEFREWQQFKELFEEYVHNNEDISDSKKMSYLKSCLQGDAKLMVSHLITGSGANYNTAWELLARRYDNVRKQFNDNIERLVEIPQLTDESAYKMKKFLDVTNECISIIRNKGTLEEVLAQLVLRKFSKQLLREYENTVRKPTEIQDLSEVISFLEHQYSTQNAMQESQRYLSRGINLQQQNQCYNSTTETKKPSGRTSFRQSCKGCQMQGHDILRCDKFQKLNVERRLEVVRKHQLCFKCLGQHTSKSCFRTWKCMVCDKSHNTLLHEDKPSQKISSNMAKQKGEDTFLATAIIKVVTPKGELDLRALIDSGSQKTLISEEGVQMLGLPKIKVTTEISGVSAECVEVSRHKVRLEIKPRFNSKFIAETEALVLSKLHKALPINKFEKKAYIWKNKILADPNFNKPSRIDVVIGADLYPKIMKKGIIKADGLLGQATMLGWIVSGNIERSRSKEVVAAMTTFKLDDLERFWEMEKDEEEPTPEDAICEENYIQTTTRDSIDGRFRVAIPFKKVKELGESRKTAVARLMSMERKFDARKDLKDDYTNFMREYQKMGHMKEVEKMGQGKYYLPHQAVIKKESTTTKLRVVFDASAKTTNGHSLNDVMLIGPRLQKDIVDIIVKWRMWRYVMSADVEKMYRQIKIREEDQEYQYIVWRENPQEKIKEFKLTTVTYGTAAAPFLAVRTLQEIGNIYCKDNKNVHDVINNDFYMDDLMTGGHTIQECKELREKLIQALQSAGFHLRKWLSNSPEIIDNLKREDNEIVQIEETDSVKTLGLQWEPKRDLFKFKAAAQQIKQITKRSILSQLAKIFDPLGWLAPVTIVGRCFMQKLWSTGGSWDEPLNKEIEEEWLKFAKQLDMLDKITIPRWIGTYNNISLELHAFGDASDKAYAAVIYAKVGQQVTLLLAKSKVNPIKNRKTIPKLELCGAHLLAKILKRTKKTLNLQCKIYAWSDSMVTLAWIQNKNNKEKFVRTRVNDINEMIPEAEWRYVKSSENPADIASRGTSPEKLLQHSLWWQGPSWLQLNTNHWPIRVEEKIVTTTTITEEKNFSSMLQKFSDLGKLIRVMAYVMRFINKLRRKRITTDYLTVDELQLAKKKVIKIQQNLNFYDEIRQLRNGKVLDRKNKLSTLYPFVDEDGILRVGGRLQNSEISYNTKHPIILTNCDLAKLIIQEAHKTTLHGGINLMRTHIRNEYWIIRIRSQLKQYVRKCVRCARYNQEVMTQLMGNLPPCRVLPSHPFNNVGVDYAGPFQIRCSKGRGQKSYKGYIAVFVCMATKAIHLEAVSDLSTEAFLAALRRFFARRGKSTNIYSDNGTNFVGAAKILDKDLKLAITNNRVIAPIMEKEGIKWHFIPPASPHFGGVWEAGVKSMKHHLKRIIGDNTLTYEELTTLLTQIEAVLNSRPLYTTGEGYENDSILTPGHFLIGRPLLSAPEPSQERNLSTLDRWNFLQKMKCQFWKIWKEEYLHTLQQRYKWKQPMNNIKEGQIVLIRNETSHPAKWPIGKITERHKGSDGMVRVVTIKTQDSTVKRPINKICPLYSEEEEKSVEQEKRKSYRSKRINTISIVTCMLLLMQTAAATMTSGDIQINEIPSKSAIYLEKIGMIDIEMSTWNLVVYYNMEPYFNQIKGIADYIGRLKKQCHLLTNFESSCEMMNSALEKRFKALEMDNDLLLQPKRTRRAPFEFVGTIHHILFGTMDADDRKELEKDLTNLLDNEKNLKQLIQKQTSVIDSSLNIMKKSQEEVRETFIKMNGQLNLFYSELIKNINAEKMALIYQMMVTQLSMTLTECQDIQSSIINLLIDINHGHLNPQLLQPFQMREEIYKIKNELSPKLTLLGTETNEILKNIYNLMRGKGTIMNNKVVIKTTIPLFARETSTLYRIIPIPFQHNEEMMIPIIRGSYLIYNFGLDAYNLMQQTELDKCETSLENHYTCKGSWPWKPSSDQSCEISVLRGMATKNCLFKKGHWTSYWIKLQSGNSWLYNIFSNGTIDVECSKLKEFFNIPSKGIMKLGEGCTGRYKGVILTAPQQYYTQILIEAPMNQPMMEINELSIPQVIAQPETLTTSLKDIKELQVIVKQLKKENIKLKEIKIHHVTGHISLLLFIIGVLAAIYIYYRLKTRRRLQAAINFPEVTFAARENVQN